Proteins encoded together in one Hylaeus volcanicus isolate JK05 chromosome 3, UHH_iyHylVolc1.0_haploid, whole genome shotgun sequence window:
- the LOC128873336 gene encoding epoxide hydrolase 4-like isoform X3, with product MTTTDKIVHVSTWEIVKLHFFSYVYGSYLIVKRFLKWSWDPARFFMMQQRDKPPPCLVDNNLGTHSYVKIKSTKFHYVEAGDQNKPLILLLHGFPDCWLSWREQIPSLAEHYRVVAIDMKGFGDSDKPTTKRSYKIEILLEELKQFILSLGVKQCIIIGHDLGGLLGWYLVALYGDMISKFVAISCPHPNFYWNRMPGDSAFDSNWIHFSQLPFLPEIDALKEDLSIINDTFRHLQVDQTNTGKNYVEAYKYAFSRKEDWTGAINYYRNLPFVRLNTESSEQINTKTLFIIGNMDPLVTIENIVQSSEYVEKFSVKVVTGAQHFPHQQKPDTVNKAILKFCMVNKLCFRHYKYYRKNIL from the exons ATGACTACAACCGACAAAATCGTTCACGTATCAACGTGGGAAATagttaaattacatttcttctCTTATGTATACGGTTCGTATTTAATAGTGAAACGATTTCTTAAGTGGTCCTGGGACCCTGCGAGGTTCTTCATGATGCAGCAGCGGGACAAACCTCCGCCGTGTTTAGTAGACAATAACTTGGGAACGCATTCTTATGTGAAAATCAAA agtacaaaatttcattatgtaGAAGCTGGAGATCAGAATAAACCACTTATATTGCTTCTACATGGATTTCCTGATTGCTGGCTATCTTGGAGAGAGCAAATACCATCCCTTGCTGAACATTATAG GGTAGTAGCAATAGACATGAAAGGATTTGGGGATAGTGATAAACCTACAACCAAACGCtcctataaaattgaaatcttacttgaagaattaaaacaatttattttatctcttgGAGTAAAGCAATGCATCATAATTGGTCATGATTTGGGAGGACTTTTAGGATGGTACTTGGTTGCCCTATACGGGGATATGATTTCTAAATTTGTTGCAATTTCGTGTCCTCATcctaatttttattggaatagaATGCCTGGTGATTCTGCATTCGACTCAAA tTGGATACACTTTAGTCAATTACCATTTCTTCCTGAAATTGATGCTCTTAAAGAAGATTTATCCATTATAAATGATACATTTCGACATCTTCAAGTAGACCAAACAAATACTGGAAAAAATTATGTGGAAGCATACAAATATGCATTTAGTAGAAAgg AAGATTGGACAggtgcaattaattattatcgaaatctTCCTTTTGTAAGACTCAATACTGAGTCTTCTGAACAGATTAATactaaaactttatttataattggaAATATGGATCCACTAgtaacaattgaaaatattgtacaaagttctgaatatgtagaaaaatttAGTGTAAAAGTGGTCACTGGAGCACAACATTTTCCACACCAACAAAAGCCAGATACAGTAAACaaagcaattttaaaattttgtatgg TAAACAAACTGTGTTTTAGGCACTACAAATACTATAGAAAAAACATACTCTAA
- the LOC128873336 gene encoding epoxide hydrolase 4-like isoform X2 — translation MTTTDKIVHVSTWEIVKLHFFSYVYGSYLIVKRFLKWSWDPARFFMMQQRDKPPPCLVDNNLGTHSYVKIKSTKFHYVEAGDQNKPLILLLHGFPDCWLSWREQIPSLAEHYRVVAIDMKGFGDSDKPTTKRSYKIEILLEELKQFILSLGVKQCIIIGHDLGGLLGWYLVALYGDMISKFVAISCPHPNFYWNRMPGDSAFDSNWIHFSQLPFLPEIDALKEDLSIINDTFRHLQVDQTNTGKNYVEAYKYAFSRKDWTGAINYYRNLPFVRLNTESSEQINTKTLFIIGNMDPLVTIENIVQSSEYVEKFSVKVVTGAQHFPHQQKPDTVNKAILKFCMGTTNTIEKTYSKSIMSSWLGSLSNTVKYSNNMFDAVHRKTSGVVNGLPSKVFYLGQTTN, via the exons ATGACTACAACCGACAAAATCGTTCACGTATCAACGTGGGAAATagttaaattacatttcttctCTTATGTATACGGTTCGTATTTAATAGTGAAACGATTTCTTAAGTGGTCCTGGGACCCTGCGAGGTTCTTCATGATGCAGCAGCGGGACAAACCTCCGCCGTGTTTAGTAGACAATAACTTGGGAACGCATTCTTATGTGAAAATCAAA agtacaaaatttcattatgtaGAAGCTGGAGATCAGAATAAACCACTTATATTGCTTCTACATGGATTTCCTGATTGCTGGCTATCTTGGAGAGAGCAAATACCATCCCTTGCTGAACATTATAG GGTAGTAGCAATAGACATGAAAGGATTTGGGGATAGTGATAAACCTACAACCAAACGCtcctataaaattgaaatcttacttgaagaattaaaacaatttattttatctcttgGAGTAAAGCAATGCATCATAATTGGTCATGATTTGGGAGGACTTTTAGGATGGTACTTGGTTGCCCTATACGGGGATATGATTTCTAAATTTGTTGCAATTTCGTGTCCTCATcctaatttttattggaatagaATGCCTGGTGATTCTGCATTCGACTCAAA tTGGATACACTTTAGTCAATTACCATTTCTTCCTGAAATTGATGCTCTTAAAGAAGATTTATCCATTATAAATGATACATTTCGACATCTTCAAGTAGACCAAACAAATACTGGAAAAAATTATGTGGAAGCATACAAATATGCATTTAGTAGAAAgg ATTGGACAggtgcaattaattattatcgaaatctTCCTTTTGTAAGACTCAATACTGAGTCTTCTGAACAGATTAATactaaaactttatttataattggaAATATGGATCCACTAgtaacaattgaaaatattgtacaaagttctgaatatgtagaaaaatttAGTGTAAAAGTGGTCACTGGAGCACAACATTTTCCACACCAACAAAAGCCAGATACAGTAAACaaagcaattttaaaattttgtatgg GCACTACAAATACTATAGAAAAAACATACTCTAAGAGTATTATGTCTTCTTGGTTAGGATCCTTAAGTAATACTGTTAAGTATAGCAACAATATGTTTGATGCTGTTCATAGAAAAACTAGTGGAGTAGTGAATGGTTTACCTAGTAAAGTATTCTATTTAGGACAAACTACTAATTAG
- the LOC128873336 gene encoding epoxide hydrolase 4-like isoform X1: MTTTDKIVHVSTWEIVKLHFFSYVYGSYLIVKRFLKWSWDPARFFMMQQRDKPPPCLVDNNLGTHSYVKIKSTKFHYVEAGDQNKPLILLLHGFPDCWLSWREQIPSLAEHYRVVAIDMKGFGDSDKPTTKRSYKIEILLEELKQFILSLGVKQCIIIGHDLGGLLGWYLVALYGDMISKFVAISCPHPNFYWNRMPGDSAFDSNWIHFSQLPFLPEIDALKEDLSIINDTFRHLQVDQTNTGKNYVEAYKYAFSRKEDWTGAINYYRNLPFVRLNTESSEQINTKTLFIIGNMDPLVTIENIVQSSEYVEKFSVKVVTGAQHFPHQQKPDTVNKAILKFCMGTTNTIEKTYSKSIMSSWLGSLSNTVKYSNNMFDAVHRKTSGVVNGLPSKVFYLGQTTN; the protein is encoded by the exons ATGACTACAACCGACAAAATCGTTCACGTATCAACGTGGGAAATagttaaattacatttcttctCTTATGTATACGGTTCGTATTTAATAGTGAAACGATTTCTTAAGTGGTCCTGGGACCCTGCGAGGTTCTTCATGATGCAGCAGCGGGACAAACCTCCGCCGTGTTTAGTAGACAATAACTTGGGAACGCATTCTTATGTGAAAATCAAA agtacaaaatttcattatgtaGAAGCTGGAGATCAGAATAAACCACTTATATTGCTTCTACATGGATTTCCTGATTGCTGGCTATCTTGGAGAGAGCAAATACCATCCCTTGCTGAACATTATAG GGTAGTAGCAATAGACATGAAAGGATTTGGGGATAGTGATAAACCTACAACCAAACGCtcctataaaattgaaatcttacttgaagaattaaaacaatttattttatctcttgGAGTAAAGCAATGCATCATAATTGGTCATGATTTGGGAGGACTTTTAGGATGGTACTTGGTTGCCCTATACGGGGATATGATTTCTAAATTTGTTGCAATTTCGTGTCCTCATcctaatttttattggaatagaATGCCTGGTGATTCTGCATTCGACTCAAA tTGGATACACTTTAGTCAATTACCATTTCTTCCTGAAATTGATGCTCTTAAAGAAGATTTATCCATTATAAATGATACATTTCGACATCTTCAAGTAGACCAAACAAATACTGGAAAAAATTATGTGGAAGCATACAAATATGCATTTAGTAGAAAgg AAGATTGGACAggtgcaattaattattatcgaaatctTCCTTTTGTAAGACTCAATACTGAGTCTTCTGAACAGATTAATactaaaactttatttataattggaAATATGGATCCACTAgtaacaattgaaaatattgtacaaagttctgaatatgtagaaaaatttAGTGTAAAAGTGGTCACTGGAGCACAACATTTTCCACACCAACAAAAGCCAGATACAGTAAACaaagcaattttaaaattttgtatgg GCACTACAAATACTATAGAAAAAACATACTCTAAGAGTATTATGTCTTCTTGGTTAGGATCCTTAAGTAATACTGTTAAGTATAGCAACAATATGTTTGATGCTGTTCATAGAAAAACTAGTGGAGTAGTGAATGGTTTACCTAGTAAAGTATTCTATTTAGGACAAACTACTAATTAG
- the LOC128873335 gene encoding organic cation transporter protein-like, which produces MLERAMKEHLKFDVVQNAMGVMGPWHIVIAIALSLVKFPVAWHQLSIIFLAPPTNFSCAAPMSATNESTIMKCYINVGNDTMEKCTRYKYDKRIFKESIITQWDLVCDREQLANLAQSCTMFGVLVGNLVFSIMADRIGRKKPLMIAIALQSLTGFMSAFVPWYELFLLFKFITAVATGGTMLVSFVLLMEIVGTEWRSIMSVLFHVPFLLGHLMNPLISYLTRTWDSFQMAVSIPSIFLLSYYWIIPESPRWLLAVGKLLKAEKILIKAAGRNKIPIENVKAAIETYTNNASVRRTKNEEKYNITHLFRTTNLRRKTICICINWFVCGSCFFGLAQYMGYLDGNIFVNVAISAAAELPGTVIVLCLISRVSRLRILICGNMLSGLSLLLLTVISNSTWTVSLATVGLAGMSISFPTVYLYSSEAFPTVVRNIGIGLGSICARIGSMIAPYIATMGKIRPWLPPVIFGVGPLLGAALCLLLPETMNCKLPDTIEDGENFGKKQTGGSIRK; this is translated from the exons ATGCTTGAAAGGGCGATGAAAG AACACCTCAAATTTGATGTAGTACAAAATGCTATGGGTGTGATGGGCCCATGGCACATTGTAATAGCCATAGCACTTTCCCTTGTAAAATTTCCAGTCGCTTGGCATCaactttcaattatatttctcgCACCTCCaactaatttttcatgtgCCGCACCAATGTCTGCGACAAATGAATCTACGATAATGAAGTGCTATATAAATGTAGGAAATGACACTATGGAGAAGTGCACAAGATATAAGTATGACAAACGCatatttaaagaaagtattataACTCAA TGGGACTTGGTCTGTGATAGGGAACAACTAGCAAATCTTGCACAGTCTTGTACAATGTTTGGAGTTCTTGTTGGCAATTTAGTGTTCAGTATAATGGCTGATCg AATTGGTAGGAAAAAACCTTTAATGATCGCAATAGCATTACAGTCGTTAACCGGATTTATGAGTGCATTTGTTCCATggtatgaattatttttactatttaaattcattactGCTGTAGCTACAGGTGGTACCATGCTTGTTAGCTTTGTTTTGc TTATGGAGATTGTAGGCACAGAATGGCGTTCAATTATGTCAGTTCTATTTCATGTGCCATTTTTATTAGGCCATTTAATGAACCCTTTAATTTCGTACTTGACGCGTACGTGGGATAGTTTTCAGATGGCAGTTTCTATAccatcaatttttctattgtcTTATTATTG GATTATACCTGAATCACCAAGGTGGTTACTTGCTGTTGgcaaattattaaaagcagAGAAAATCTTAATTAAAGCAGCTGGTAGAAATAAGATACCAATCGAAAATGTTAAAGCAGCAATTGaaacatatacaaataatgCGAGTGTTCGCCGTAcgaaaaatgaagagaaatataatattacacaTTTGTTTAGGACAACTAATTTAAGAAGGAAAACCATCTGTATATGCATTAATTGGTTTGTCTGTGGTAGCTGCTTTTTTGGATTAGCACAATATATGGGTTACCTAGAtggcaatatttttgtaaatgttgCTATATCAG ctGCAGCTGAACTGCCTGGAACTGTAATAGTTTTATGTTTGATATCTCGTGTATCTCGTCTAAGGATATTAATATGTGGTAATATGTTATCAGGCTTGAGCTTGCTCTTATTAACTGTGATATCAAATTCAACTTGGACAGTTTCTTTAGCTACAGTAGGTCTTGCGGGAATGTCAATTAGTTTTCCAACAGTATATCTATACAGTAGTGAGGCATTTCCAACTGTAGTTAGAAATATTGGAATTGGTCTAGGAAGTATTTGTGCAAGAATTGGGAGCATGATTGCACCTTACATTGCAACTatg ggaAAAATTAGACCTTGGTTACCTCCAGTAATATTTGGAGTTGGACCACTACTTGGTGCTGCATTGTGTTTACTGCTACCAGAAACAATGAACTGCAAATTACCTGATACTATCGAAGATGGTGAAAATTTTGGAAA AAAGCAAACTGGAGGAAGTATAAGAAAGTAA
- the LOC128873334 gene encoding WD repeat and HMG-box DNA-binding protein 1 has product MPLIKKPMRYAHPEGHTDVCYFTGEKKGLVTCGSDGDVRFWLNLMDDDPAASCVSEQSISVISKNGQIFVGNDNNTVQILNYPDLEKEGIVTRFSAPVSALATTKKSNIIVSGSCDMRIQITDIETSSNTELVGHEAPILGLSLDPKEEFVASSSADGSIRVWNIKDKRVVNIWHNVVPKCNSFFTAKAYCVPSFQAKDGSYLAYPHMKDVVVVERSSWKELFRLKCINIKNDISICKFSECGTLLAASTVVGEIVVWSVKTKNLIGYIDHQQNAKITSLCWNIDEPDEIAFCDSLGQLGCVDVIFCEIPSSIEEKSETNGDIKENDVCVPDDEDDDGDNVISINKIKASVDLEDDQKSHSDVESVKQRDANIFAPEVHLQPPFQPGSSPVHLLSRFMVWNDTGMVRCFTSEDGDESSIEVEFHDVTIHRSMHINNYLRHTIAALSPQALALNCPSSDDTNSKLVVITLQGWGSGNKEWFVDLPEDEEGHCVAAGDNFVALATSRRNLRIFTVGGTQREIIALPGSVIAMNGLKNALVIAYHNGIGASGDQCMSLLWIQICGLTLRSRTLPLPLSPLSELIWLGLTDLGSPAVMDTDDVIKVYNKNSSLWKVNCDIDEQSKGKADHFFVIGISEKESIVRCILCKGSHYPPTTPRPVIVEVSIVPPLCERQSEKSENELKLWKLGSNPSEENEAVLALFALACRNNLDYRAIELCEQIASEKVIELAIKYARRINRVALSNKLESIADMREEEKEKEKENQDTNTDGIKSDDEFLNNDIEEPTISLTIQKKPDVEIKPLSMADALSMKRSNPFLKSGNSPATKGLAGLDITPDKSLKLTTPMSASAKSKTKEPKDGPKKETFVGWYAKNKKSLQEEFPELSPTDLTKTALARYKEKDAARQNNSSSEPKKRKLSSENEQNEPKRSSSKVLSSFAFTK; this is encoded by the exons atgCCATTGATAAAAAAACCTATGCGTTATGCACATCCAGAAGGACACACAGATGTTTGTTATTTTACTGGTGAGaa aaaaggCCTTGTTACCTGTGGATCTGATGGAGATGTTCGATTCTGGTTAAATTTAATGGACGATGATCCAGCTGCAAGCTGTGTTTCAGAGCAATCTATATCAGTAATATCAAAg aatGGACAAATATTTGTGGGTAATGATAACAATACAGTTCAAATCCTTAATTATCCAGATCTGGAAAAAGAAGGAATAGTTACTAGATTTTCAGCACCTGTATCAGCATTAGCAACAACAAAGAAAAGCAATATTATAGTGTCTGGATCTTG cgaTATGAGAATACAAATCACTGATATTGAAACATCATCTAACACAGAGCTCGTAGGCCATGAAGCTCCTATATTAGGTTTATCATTGGATCCTAAAGAAGAGTTTGTg gcATCCTCAAGTGCGGATGGATCAATACGAGTGTGGAATATCAAAGATAAACGTGTCGTAAATATTTGGCATAATGTTGTACCAAAATGTAACTCATTTTTTACAGCAAAAGCATACTGTGTGCCTTCATTTCAAGCTAAGGATGGAAGTTACCTTGCATATCCCCATATGAAAGATGTGGTTGTAGTGGAAAGATCTTCTTGGAAGGAATTGTTTCGCTTAAAGTGCATTAACATAAAAAAC gATATTAGTATTTGTAAATTCTCTGAATGTGGCACATTATTAGCTGCAAGCACTGTAGTTGGAGAAATAGTTGTTTGGAGTGTAAAAACTAAAAACTTAATTGGTTATATTGACCACCAACAAAATGCTAAAATTACTTCATTATGCTGGAATATTGATGAGCCAGatgaaattgcattttgtGATTCTTTAGGTCAATTAGGATGTGTTGATGTT atattttgtGAAATTCCATCAAGCATTGAAGAAAAGTCAGAAACAAATGgcgatattaaagaaaatgacgTCTGCGTGCCAGATGATGAAGATGATGATGGAGACAATGttatatctataaataaaattaaagcatCTGTAGATCTCGAAGATGATCAAAAAAGTCATTCCGATGTAGAATCTGTAAAACAACGCGATGCGAATATCTTTGCACCCGAAGTTCACTTACAACCACCATTTCAACCTGGCTCCTCTCCCGTACATTTGTTATCTCGCTTCatg gTCTGGAATGATACTGGTATGGTGAGGTGTTTCACTTCTGAAGATGGAGATGAGTCTAGTATTGAAGTTGAATTTCACGATGTAACAATCCACCGTAGTATgcacattaataattatttaagacATACAATAGCAGCTTTATCACCTCAAGCACTTGCATTGAATTGTCCATCGAGCGACGATACAAACAGCAAGCTTGTTGTAATAACATTACAAG gTTGGGGTTCTGGGAACAAGGAATGGTTTGTAGATCTTCCTGAAGATGAGGAAGGACATTGCGTTGCTGCTGGGGATAACTTTGTAGCACTTGCAACATCTAGgagaaatttaagaatttttacgGTAGGAGGCACTCAACGTGAAATCATAGCCTTGCCAGGTTCTGTAATTGCAATGAATGGACTTAAAAATGCTTTAGTAATTGCTTATCATAATGGAATAG gaGCATCAGGTGATCAGTGTATGAGTTTATTGTGGATTCAAATTTGTGGTCTAACATTACGTAGTCGAACACTGCCTCTTCCATTATCACCTTTATCAGAACTTATATGGTTAGGACTTACTGATCTTGGATCTCCTGCTGTAATGGATACAGATGATGTTATTAAagtgtataataaaaactcGTCTCTGTGGAAAGTTAACTGTGATATAGATGAACAG tcTAAGGGCAAAGCAGATCATTTCTTCGTAATCGGAATaagtgaaaaagaaagtatcgTTCGCTGTATTTTATGTAAAGGAAGTCATTATCCGCCAACTACTCCGCGTCCTGTAATCGTTGAAGTGTCTATAGTTCCGCCGCTTTGCGAACGTCAAAGcgaaaaatcagaaaatgaattaaaattatggaaattggGAAGCAATCCTTCAGAAGAAAATGAAGCAGTATTGGCTCTCTTCGCG ctTGCTTGCCGAAATAATTTGGATTATCGAGCAATAGAACTATGCGAGCAAATCGCATCCGAGAAAGTCATAGAATTGGCGATCAAGTACGCGCGAAGAATAAATCGAGTTGCTTTgtcaaataaattagaatcaaTTGCCGACAtgagagaagaagaaaaagagaaggaaaaagaaaatcaggATACTAATACAGATGGTATTAAAAGTGATGATGAGTTTCTAAATAATGATATCGAAGAACCTACGATTTCGTTAACCATTCAGAAAAAACcagatgtagaaattaagcCGTTATCTATGGCTGACGCTTTATCAATGAAAAGAAGTAACCCATTCTTGAAGAGCGGAAATTCTCCAGCAACAAAAG GATTGGCTGGTTTAGACATTACCCCAGACAAATCCCTGAAGTTAACAACGCCAATGTCTGCATCAGCCAAATCGAAGACAAAAGAGCCGAAAGATGGACCTAAAAAAGAGACATTTGTTGGTTGGTATGCTAAAAACAAGAAAAGCTTACAGGAAGAATTTCCCGAATTGAGTCCCACAGATTTGACAAAAACTGCTTTGGCAAGATACAAGGAAAAAGATGCAGCTCGTCAAAACAACAGTTCTTCCGAAccgaagaaaaggaaattgaGTTCCGAGAATGAACAAAATGAACCGAAACGATCTTCGAGTAAAGTACTCAGCTCATTtgcatttacaaaataa
- the LOC128873339 gene encoding mitochondrial import receptor subunit TOM20 homolog, giving the protein MISKAAVGIAVGIAGIFVGYCFYFDQKRRSDPDFKKKLRERRKAKKQAQKTSSKIPNLKDHEVVQRFFLQEVQLGEEMLTYGDIEGGTEHLANAVAVCGQPTQLLQVLQKTLPPQVFQLLLQRLPAIGQKLATQATMTEEDVE; this is encoded by the exons ATGATTTCGAAGGCTGCAGTCGGTATCGCCGTTGGCATAGCTGGAATATTCGTTGGATATTGCTTTTATTTCGATCAAAAGCGTCGCAGTGATCcagatttcaaaaagaaattgcgTGAGC GTAGGAAAGCTAAGAAGCAAGCTCAAAAAACTAGttcaaaaattccaaactTAAAAGATCATGAAGTTGTACAAAGATTTTTCTTACAAGAg GTCCAACTTGGGGAAGAAATGCTTACGTATGGCGATATAGAGGGTGGAACTGAACATTTAGCAAATGCAGTTGCAGTTTGTGGGCAACCTACACAATTGTTACAAGTTCTTCAAAAGACACTGCCACCACAagtttttcaacttttattgCAAAGACTACCAGCTATTGGTCAG AAGCTAGCAACTCAGGCTACAATGACTGAGGAAGATGttgaataa
- the LOC128873338 gene encoding porphobilinogen deaminase, giving the protein MTSTDARDVIRVGSRKSELALIQTRYVIDCLKEYHPSKEFEIVTMSTKGDKILDKPLPKIGEKSLFTEELELALENGHVDFLVHSLKDLPTALPEGMVLGAILKREDPRDAVVMSKKYKGKTLATLPEGSVIGTSSLRRSAQLARNMKHLKVESIRGNLNTRLKKLDDENGPFAAIILAAAGLKRMKWDDRISQLLEPEEVLYAVGQGALGVECRESDWKILSLLEPLYDVNTTLRCVCERSFLKTLGGGCSAPVAVSSILTEKQLTITGAVWSLDGQKLVKSTFKNMLYIPDDDGEPPKKCPYREPQLYCSIAPGKVSSISLMIAENLGKDLAESLIEKNALDIMTEARSEILNTK; this is encoded by the exons ATGACGAGTACGGATGCACGTGACGTAATCCGAGTCGGATCTCGAAAAAGCGAG TTAGCTCTAATTCAAACAAGATATGTGATCGATTGTTTGAAAGAGTATCATCCGTCAAAGGAATTTGAAATAG TTACAATGTCTACAAAAGGGGATAAAATCTTGGATAAACCATTACCCAAAATTGGAGAAAAGTCTTTATTTACAGAAGAATTGGAGCTTGCATTAGAAAATGGTCATGTTGACTTTTTAGTACATTCATTAAAAGATTTACCAACAGCATTACCAGAAGGAATGGTTTTAGGTGCAATATTAAA GCGAGAAGATCCACGCGATGCAGTTGTTATGTCTAAAAAATACAAAGGCAAGACCTTAGCTACCTTACCAGAAGGTAGTGTTATTGGTACTAGTTCATTGCGTAGATCAGCTCAATTAGCCAGAAACATGAAACACTTAAAAGTAGAAAGCATTCGTGGTAATTTAAATACTAGGTTAAAGAAATTGGATGACGAAAACGGACCTTTTGCAGCTATTATTTTAGCAGCAGCTGGTTTAAAAAGAATGAAGTGGGATGATAGAATAAGTcag ttgtTAGAACCAGAAGAGGTATTGTATGCTGTTGGACAAGGTGCGCTAGGAGTTGAATGTCGGGAATCagattggaaaatattatctCTTTTGGAACCATTATACGATGTAAATACAACGTTAAGATGTGTATGTGAACGTTCCTTCCTTAAAACATTAGGCGGTGGTTGTTCAGCACCAGTTGCCGTTTCTtcgatattaacagaaaagcAACTAACTATTACTGGTGCAGTATGGTCATTAGATGGACAAAAGCTTGTTAAAAGTACCTTTAAAAATATGCTATATATACCTGATGATGATGGAGAACCCCCAAA aaaatgtcCATATCGAGAACCACAACTTTACTGTAGCATTGCACCTGGCAAAGTAAGCAGTATAAGTCTTATGATCGCCGAAAACCTTGGTAAGGATCTTGCAGAAAGTCTTATAGAGAAAAATGCTCTCGATATTATGACGGAAGCCAGAAGTGAAATTTTGAACACAAAATAG
- the LOC128873601 gene encoding BRO1 domain-containing protein BROX-like — protein MAHWFHRNVLKATTNQKFDFKISNSTDATRKLCSDLRLSRYRLLDLIKNPNNSSDSIEPAFHSYLSLLYGFIWEINSSAEQNQHVGRPNPSKLRNVLVYKWTHTLLGTNTYSSADSVYEAANMSVNIGLWFMKHAAMIAAKDDISMNEAKDVHTMLRRAAGIFTFVQTEFLPQLANPPPLGSDLDPRILNAYVNQCTAEAQEVTVARAVELKHNASLISALANETSKLFLDAANTLRPFKPEISAQWIKYLEFKAAFYQSYAYNYCGENLLAMDKCGEAIKALQESETCLKKAKLLCQEYGKMNGPAPKVKPDQHAVFKRLAPIVKLTLDKCNRENGLIYHHTIPGEVPVLDTKATFGLVSPIDFQMQSHHPVWNIDTYKTLSGLNAAKTEKEQNLPPVKEDAVHQSTKDPKNESGCILQ, from the exons atggcACACTGGTTTCATCGTAACGTGTTAAAAGCAACGACAAAccaaaaatttgattttaaaataagtaattcTACCGATGCTACAAGGAAACTATGCAG cGATTTGAGATTGTCAAGATATCGTCTTTTAGACTTGATAAAAAATCCAAATAATTCGAGTGACTCTATAGAACCAGCATTCCATAGTTATTTAAGTTTATTATATGGATTTATATGGGAAATAAATTCATCCGCAGAACAAAATCAACATGTTGGCAGGCCCAATCCCAGTAAACTTAGAAATGTTCTTGTGTATAAATGGACACATACATTATTGGGAACAAACActta TTCCAGTGCTGATTCTGTTTATGAAGCAGCTAATATGAGTGTGAATATAGGACTTTGGTTTATGAAACATGCTGCAATGATTGCTGCTAAAGATGA CATAAGCATGAATGAAGCAAAAGATGTGCATACGATGCTTAGAAGGGCTGCAggaatatttacttttgtacAAACAGAATTTTTGCCACAATTGGCAAATCCTCCACCATTAGGAAGTGACCTAGATCCACGAATATTGAACGCATATGTGAATCAATGTACAGCAGAAGCACAAGAAg TAACAGTAGCCAGAGCAGTGGAATTAAAACATAATGCTAGCTTGATATCAGCTTTGGCTAATGAAAcaagcaaattatttttggatgCTGCTAATACACTACGTCCATTTAAACCAGAAATATCAGCTCAGTGGATTAAATACTTAGAGTTCAAAGCAGCTTTTTATCAATCTTAC gCCTACAATTATTGTGGTGAGAATTTGTTAGCAATGGATAAATGTGGAGAAGCAATTAAAGCCTTACAAGAAAGTGAAACTTGTTTAAAGAAGGCTAAATTATTATGTCAAGaatatggaaaaatgaatGGACCAGCACCCAAGGTAAAACCAGATCAACATGCTGTATTTAAACGGTTAGCACCTATAGTGAAGCTGACTCTTGATAAATGTAATCGAGAAAACGGTTTAAT tTATCATCACACAATACCAGGAGAAGTTCCAGTATTAGATACGAAAGCTACCTTTGGTTTAGTGAGTCCTATTGATTTTCAAATGCAATCTCATCATCCAGTATGGAATATAGATACGTATAAAACATTATCTGGTTTGAATGCTgcaaaaacagaaaaagagCAAAATTTACCTCCTGTTAAAGAAGATGCAGTTCACCAGAGTACTAAGGATCCAAAAAATGAAAGCGgttgtatattacaataa